The following proteins are co-located in the Spinactinospora alkalitolerans genome:
- the ileS gene encoding isoleucine--tRNA ligase: MSHEQRPASRPFPALPAQIDLPAVEHEVLRRWSEQKIFERSLERTRGGPNWVFFEGPPTANGQPGVHHVEARVFKDVFPRFKTMKGFHVNRKAGWDCHGLPVEVAVEKELGLSGKKDIEEFGVAEFNAHCRESVLRNVGAFTAMTERMGYWVNMDEAYRTMDPEYVESVWWSLKAIWDKGLLVRDYRISPYCPRCGTTLSDHELAQGYETVTDPSVYVRFPVTSGPLADPERPTSLLVWTTTPWTLVSNTAVAAHPEVGYVVATNGTERLIVAEDLVEAALGEGWELTGERFEGAEMERWTYQRPFELVAFDEPAHYIVLADYVTVEDGTGLVHQSPAFGADDMAVCRAYGLPVVNPVRADGTFEADLDLVGGEFFKTADAALVDDLSERGLLFKHLAYEHSYPHCWRCHTPLLYYALPSWYIKTTAIKDRLLEQNARTNWFPATIKEGRYGEWLRNNVDWALSRSRYWGTPLPVWTCSEDHATVVGSLAELGGLAGRDLSALDPHRPYVDDVVLSCPQADASGTPCGLEARRVPEVIDVWFDSGAMPFAQWGAPHHNDEVFRANFPGQYICEAIDQTRGWFYSMMTVSTLVFGRSSYENVVCLGHILAEDGRKMSKHLGNVLEPMAVMERHGADALRWFMAASGSPWMPRRVGHAALEEIVRKVLLTYYNTVSFFTLYANAGDTWDHGRLAEAPDPADRPLLDRWLLSELNRVVKGVEEALERFDTAAAGRALTAFVDDLSNWYVRRSRRRFWAGATTPEGASAFATLFECLETVTLLMAPMVPFLTDHVWAALRRPDAPESVHLADWPRVREELIDVELSERMALTRRLVELGRAARADSGVRTRQPLARVLVGAARFASLPEQLRAQIAEELNVVQLDPLSAVGGDLVDYTVKPNFRALGKRFAKRTPVVAEAIQAAEAKGLVEQVRSTGWAHIQVEGEPVEVSAEEVLVTEQPREGWAVASEAGETVALDLEVTPELQRAGLAREMVRLVQDARKSSGLDISDRIDLWWSATDATTARAVTEHAGTIGAEVLAESFTEGAPEGEAHVTRSADFGVTFWLRKA; the protein is encoded by the coding sequence GTGTCGCACGAGCAACGCCCCGCATCCCGGCCGTTCCCCGCGCTGCCGGCCCAGATCGATCTGCCCGCCGTCGAGCACGAGGTGCTGCGCCGCTGGTCGGAGCAGAAGATCTTCGAACGCTCCCTCGAACGGACCCGCGGCGGCCCGAACTGGGTGTTCTTCGAGGGCCCCCCGACCGCCAACGGCCAGCCCGGCGTGCACCACGTCGAGGCGCGGGTGTTCAAGGACGTGTTCCCGCGGTTCAAGACCATGAAGGGCTTCCACGTCAACCGCAAGGCCGGCTGGGACTGCCACGGCCTGCCGGTCGAGGTGGCCGTGGAGAAGGAACTCGGGCTGTCCGGCAAGAAGGACATCGAGGAGTTCGGCGTCGCCGAGTTCAACGCCCACTGCCGCGAGTCGGTGCTGCGCAACGTCGGCGCCTTCACCGCGATGACCGAGCGCATGGGCTACTGGGTCAACATGGACGAGGCCTACCGCACCATGGACCCGGAGTACGTGGAGTCGGTGTGGTGGTCGCTGAAGGCCATCTGGGACAAGGGCCTGCTGGTCCGCGACTACCGGATCAGCCCCTACTGCCCGCGCTGCGGCACCACGCTGTCCGACCACGAGCTGGCCCAGGGCTACGAGACCGTCACCGACCCCTCGGTCTACGTGCGCTTCCCGGTGACCTCGGGCCCGCTGGCCGACCCCGAGCGGCCCACGTCGCTGCTGGTGTGGACCACCACCCCGTGGACGCTGGTGTCCAACACCGCCGTCGCGGCGCACCCCGAGGTCGGCTACGTCGTGGCCACCAACGGCACCGAGCGGCTGATCGTGGCCGAGGACCTGGTCGAGGCGGCGCTGGGCGAGGGCTGGGAGCTCACCGGCGAGCGGTTCGAGGGCGCGGAGATGGAGCGCTGGACCTACCAGCGACCCTTCGAGCTGGTCGCCTTCGACGAGCCGGCGCACTACATCGTGCTCGCCGACTACGTCACCGTCGAGGACGGCACCGGCCTGGTGCACCAGTCCCCCGCCTTCGGCGCCGACGACATGGCGGTCTGCCGCGCCTACGGCCTGCCCGTGGTCAACCCGGTGCGGGCCGACGGCACCTTCGAGGCCGACCTCGACCTGGTGGGGGGCGAGTTCTTCAAGACCGCCGACGCCGCTCTGGTCGACGACCTCTCCGAACGCGGCCTGCTCTTCAAACACCTGGCCTACGAGCACAGCTACCCGCACTGCTGGCGCTGCCACACCCCCCTGCTCTACTACGCGCTGCCGTCCTGGTACATCAAGACCACCGCGATCAAGGACCGGCTGCTGGAGCAGAACGCCCGCACCAACTGGTTCCCCGCGACCATCAAGGAGGGCCGCTACGGCGAGTGGCTGCGCAACAACGTCGACTGGGCGCTGTCGCGCAGCCGCTACTGGGGCACCCCACTGCCGGTGTGGACCTGCTCCGAGGACCACGCGACCGTCGTCGGCTCGCTCGCCGAGCTCGGCGGACTGGCCGGCCGCGACCTCAGCGCGCTGGACCCGCACCGGCCCTACGTCGACGACGTGGTGCTGTCCTGCCCGCAGGCCGACGCGTCGGGGACGCCGTGCGGCCTGGAGGCCCGGCGGGTGCCCGAGGTCATCGACGTCTGGTTCGACTCCGGGGCCATGCCGTTCGCGCAGTGGGGCGCGCCGCACCACAACGACGAGGTGTTCCGGGCGAACTTCCCCGGCCAGTACATCTGCGAGGCCATCGACCAGACCCGCGGCTGGTTCTACTCGATGATGACCGTCAGCACGCTGGTCTTCGGCCGGTCCTCCTACGAGAACGTGGTCTGCCTCGGCCACATCCTCGCCGAGGACGGCCGCAAGATGAGCAAGCACCTCGGCAACGTCCTGGAGCCCATGGCGGTGATGGAGCGGCACGGCGCCGACGCGCTGCGCTGGTTCATGGCGGCCAGCGGCTCACCGTGGATGCCGCGCCGGGTGGGCCACGCAGCACTGGAGGAGATCGTCCGCAAGGTCCTGCTGACCTACTACAACACGGTCTCCTTCTTCACCCTCTACGCCAACGCCGGCGACACCTGGGACCACGGCCGGCTCGCCGAGGCGCCGGATCCGGCCGACCGCCCGCTGCTGGACCGCTGGCTGCTCTCCGAGCTGAACCGCGTGGTCAAGGGCGTGGAGGAGGCACTGGAGCGGTTCGACACCGCGGCGGCCGGCCGCGCGCTCACGGCGTTCGTCGACGACCTGTCCAACTGGTACGTGCGGCGCTCCCGCCGCCGGTTCTGGGCCGGGGCGACCACGCCGGAGGGCGCATCGGCCTTCGCCACGCTGTTCGAGTGCCTGGAGACCGTCACCCTCCTGATGGCCCCGATGGTCCCGTTCCTCACCGACCACGTGTGGGCCGCGCTGCGCCGCCCGGACGCGCCGGAGTCGGTGCACCTGGCCGACTGGCCGCGGGTGCGCGAGGAGCTGATCGACGTCGAGCTGTCGGAGCGGATGGCGCTGACCCGCCGCCTGGTGGAGCTGGGCCGTGCGGCCCGCGCCGACTCCGGCGTGCGCACCCGGCAGCCGCTGGCCCGGGTGCTGGTCGGCGCGGCGCGGTTCGCCTCGCTGCCGGAGCAGCTTCGCGCCCAGATCGCCGAGGAGCTCAACGTCGTCCAGCTCGACCCGCTCTCCGCTGTCGGCGGCGACCTGGTCGACTACACCGTCAAGCCGAACTTCCGGGCGCTGGGCAAGCGGTTCGCCAAGCGCACACCGGTGGTGGCCGAGGCGATCCAGGCGGCCGAGGCCAAGGGCCTGGTCGAGCAGGTCCGCTCGACCGGCTGGGCGCACATCCAGGTCGAGGGCGAGCCGGTGGAGGTCAGCGCCGAGGAGGTGCTGGTCACCGAGCAGCCCCGCGAAGGCTGGGCCGTGGCCTCGGAGGCGGGCGAGACCGTCGCGCTGGACCTTGAGGTGACCCCGGAGCTGCAGCGCGCCGGCCTGGCCCGCGAGATGGTCCGCCTGGTGCAGGACGCCCGCAAGTCCAGCGGTCTGGACATCTCCGACCGCATCGACCTGTGGTGGTCGGCCACCGACGCCACGACCGCGCGGGCCGTCACCGAGCACGCCGGGACGATCGGCGCCGAGGTGCTGGCCGAGTCCTTCACCGAGGGCGCCCCCGAGGGCGAGGCCCACGTGACCCGGTCAGCGGACTTCGGCGTGACCTTCTGGCTCCGCAAGGCCTAG
- a CDS encoding DivIVA domain-containing protein: MPLTPADVRNKQFSTTRLRPGYDEEEVDAFLDEVESELDRLIQENEELRGKLAECLRGKVPPAGMNDFQPQEPQQQQMPPEPPPQPEPPRPEPVKQPEQMPAMANMGLPGAEENMDTAARVLALAQQTADQAISDARREADETLGRARHEADDILGKARRQAEQIVNEARARSENLDRDAQERHRQVMGSLVQQREELEHKVSELKDFEREYRSRLKDYFERQLRELAEGANEPNGPNTTGGFQTMAPTGGSPSLQHAGPGNGAPGSNPFAQPEPAQHGGYHPGDAPHERR, encoded by the coding sequence ATGCCGCTGACACCCGCGGATGTACGGAATAAACAGTTCAGTACGACCCGGCTACGGCCGGGGTACGACGAAGAAGAGGTCGACGCCTTCCTCGACGAGGTCGAGTCCGAGCTGGACCGGCTGATCCAGGAGAACGAGGAGCTGCGCGGGAAGCTCGCGGAGTGCCTGCGCGGGAAGGTGCCCCCGGCGGGCATGAACGACTTCCAGCCCCAGGAGCCTCAGCAGCAGCAGATGCCTCCGGAGCCGCCGCCGCAGCCCGAGCCACCGCGCCCTGAGCCGGTCAAGCAGCCCGAGCAGATGCCCGCCATGGCCAACATGGGCCTGCCCGGCGCCGAGGAGAACATGGACACCGCCGCGCGTGTCCTCGCCCTGGCCCAGCAGACGGCCGACCAGGCGATCTCCGACGCCCGCCGCGAGGCCGACGAGACCCTCGGCCGCGCCCGCCACGAGGCCGACGACATCCTCGGCAAGGCCCGCCGCCAGGCCGAGCAGATCGTCAACGAGGCCCGCGCCCGGTCCGAGAACCTCGACCGCGACGCCCAGGAGCGCCACCGCCAGGTCATGGGATCGCTGGTGCAGCAGCGCGAGGAGCTGGAGCACAAGGTCAGCGAGCTCAAGGACTTCGAGCGCGAGTACCGCAGCCGGCTCAAGGACTACTTCGAGCGCCAGCTCCGCGAGCTCGCCGAAGGGGCCAACGAGCCCAACGGCCCGAACACGACCGGCGGCTTCCAGACGATGGCGCCCACGGGCGGTTCACCGTCGCTGCAGCACGCCGGCCCGGGCAACGGCGCTCCCGGCAGCAACCCGTTCGCCCAGCCGGAGCCGGCCCAGCACGGCGGTTACCACCCGGGCGACGCACCGCACGAGCGTCGCTGA
- a CDS encoding YggT family protein, with the protein MSIVQSVLATVLYLFLLVLIGRLVFELVQSFARSWRPSGFVLVLAETTYTITDPPLRFLRRFIKPVRLGSVALDLSFTVLFLLVMILIQFVWAIPTV; encoded by the coding sequence GTGAGTATCGTCCAGAGCGTGCTCGCCACCGTCCTGTACCTCTTCCTGTTGGTACTCATCGGACGGCTTGTCTTCGAGTTGGTTCAGTCGTTCGCTCGATCCTGGCGACCAAGCGGATTCGTACTGGTTCTGGCCGAGACGACGTACACGATCACAGACCCACCGTTGAGGTTCCTGCGTCGCTTCATCAAGCCGGTACGCCTGGGGAGTGTGGCGTTGGACCTGAGCTTCACCGTCCTCTTCCTCTTGGTGATGATCCTCATCCAGTTCGTGTGGGCGATCCCGACCGTGTAG
- a CDS encoding cell division protein SepF: MAGAMRKMAVYLGLVEDDRYDHRYADEYDDFEDFDEGVDDRRDRDLELRGDPRADSVTRADDYPVSQGERRTVTHSTPATADLARITTLHPRTYNEARTIGEHFREGIPVIMNLTEMVDSDAKRLVDFAAGLIFGLHGSIERVTNKVFLLSPANVEVTAEDKARIAERGFFNQS; encoded by the coding sequence ATGGCCGGCGCGATGCGCAAGATGGCGGTCTACCTCGGCCTCGTGGAGGACGACCGTTACGATCACCGCTATGCGGATGAATATGATGACTTCGAGGACTTCGATGAGGGTGTCGACGACCGGCGTGACCGAGACCTCGAACTCCGCGGCGACCCCAGAGCCGACTCAGTGACGAGAGCGGACGATTACCCCGTGTCCCAGGGCGAACGACGCACCGTCACCCATAGCACTCCCGCGACCGCCGATCTCGCGCGAATTACCACGCTGCATCCCCGCACCTATAACGAAGCGCGTACTATCGGAGAGCATTTCCGGGAAGGCATACCGGTGATCATGAACCTCACCGAGATGGTGGACAGCGACGCCAAGCGTCTGGTCGACTTCGCGGCGGGGCTGATCTTCGGCCTGCATGGCAGTATCGAGCGCGTGACGAACAAGGTGTTCTTGTTGTCCCCGGCCAATGTTGAGGTGACCGCTGAAGACAAAGCACGCATCGCTGAGCGAGGGTTCTTCAATCAGAGTTAG
- a CDS encoding YggS family pyridoxal phosphate-dependent enzyme — MAGDADRGADPVPRAELIAANLADVRARVAAACAAAGRRPEDVKIIAVTKTYPASDVRILAGLGITDVGENRDQEAAPKAAQCGDLGLNWHFVGQLQTNKARSVARYADVVHSVDRDRLARALGARARAERRELTCLVQVNLDPESVEGVLGPRGGADPRDAMAVAAAIDAEEGLRVGGVMAVAPREGEPGEAFDRLNSVASRVRDRYPRATVVSAGMSGDFETAIAGGATHLRLGAALLGDREPNVG, encoded by the coding sequence GTGGCCGGGGATGCGGACCGCGGGGCGGACCCGGTGCCGCGCGCCGAGCTGATCGCCGCCAACCTCGCCGACGTGCGCGCACGGGTGGCCGCGGCCTGCGCCGCGGCCGGACGGCGGCCCGAAGATGTGAAGATCATCGCGGTCACGAAGACCTATCCGGCCTCTGACGTGCGCATCCTGGCCGGGCTCGGCATCACCGACGTCGGGGAGAACCGGGACCAGGAGGCCGCACCGAAGGCGGCGCAATGCGGTGATCTCGGTCTCAACTGGCACTTCGTCGGTCAACTCCAGACGAACAAGGCGCGCTCGGTGGCGCGCTACGCCGATGTCGTCCACTCGGTGGACCGCGACCGGCTGGCCAGGGCGCTGGGCGCCCGGGCCCGCGCCGAGCGGCGCGAGCTGACCTGCCTGGTCCAGGTCAACCTGGACCCGGAGTCGGTGGAGGGCGTGCTCGGGCCGCGCGGGGGAGCGGACCCGCGCGACGCCATGGCCGTCGCCGCGGCCATCGACGCCGAGGAGGGCCTGCGGGTCGGCGGGGTGATGGCGGTCGCGCCGCGCGAGGGGGAACCGGGTGAGGCGTTCGACCGTCTGAACTCGGTCGCCTCTCGGGTCCGGGATCGCTACCCTCGTGCCACGGTGGTCTCCGCGGGGATGAGTGGCGACTTCGAGACCGCGATCGCCGGGGGAGCGACACACCTGCGTCTGGGTGCGGCGTTGCTCGGCGACCGCGAGCCGAACGTGGGGTAA
- the pgeF gene encoding peptidoglycan editing factor PgeF, translating to MSAVIELAPGYRAGFTQRYDGGVSAAPYDTLNLGTGVADDPEAVAENRRAAAARFGFDPERVVWMNQVHSADVAVVAEPGEVEAVDGVVTTRRDLVLGALAADCLPILAADPVAGVTAAAHSGRLGTAKGVATALVREMVGQGADPGRIAVALGPSICGECYEVPPGMQEEVRRAVPEGASRTRKGTTGVDMRAGVTAQLRRAGIGQIVADERCTLETPELFSHRRQAPTGRLAGYVWRS from the coding sequence ATGAGTGCCGTGATCGAGCTGGCGCCGGGCTATCGGGCCGGCTTCACCCAGCGCTATGACGGGGGCGTGAGCGCAGCGCCCTACGACACGCTGAACCTCGGGACGGGGGTGGCCGACGACCCCGAGGCCGTGGCGGAGAACCGCAGGGCCGCGGCCGCCCGGTTCGGTTTCGACCCGGAGCGGGTCGTCTGGATGAACCAGGTGCACAGCGCCGACGTCGCGGTCGTGGCCGAGCCCGGCGAGGTCGAAGCGGTGGACGGCGTCGTCACGACCCGTCGTGACCTGGTGCTGGGCGCGCTCGCGGCGGACTGCCTGCCGATCCTGGCCGCCGATCCGGTGGCGGGCGTGACCGCTGCGGCCCATTCGGGCCGGCTCGGGACGGCCAAGGGCGTCGCGACGGCGCTGGTGCGGGAGATGGTCGGCCAGGGCGCCGACCCGGGGCGCATCGCCGTCGCGCTGGGCCCATCGATCTGCGGCGAATGCTACGAGGTGCCGCCCGGAATGCAGGAGGAGGTGCGGCGCGCCGTGCCGGAGGGAGCGAGTCGCACCCGCAAGGGGACCACGGGGGTCGACATGCGGGCCGGTGTCACCGCGCAGTTGCGCAGGGCCGGAATCGGTCAGATCGTCGCCGACGAGCGCTGCACGCTGGAGACCCCCGAACTCTTCTCCCACCGCAGGCAGGCGCCGACGGGGCGCCTCGCCGGCTACGTGTGGCGGTCCTGA
- the ftsZ gene encoding cell division protein FtsZ — MAAPQNYLAVIKVVGIGGGGVNAVNRMIEEGLKGVEFIAINTDAQALLMSDADVKLDVGRELTRGLGAGANPDVGRKAAEDHREEIEEVLKGADMVFVTAGEGGGTGTGGAPVVANIARSIGALTIGVVTRPFGFEGKRRATQAESGIAMLREEVDTLIVIPNDRLLSISDRQVSVLDAFKAADQVLLSGVQGITDLITTPGLINLDFADVKSVMSGAGSALMGIGSARGDDRAVAAAEMAISSPLLEASIDGAHGVLLSIQGGSDLGLFEINEAAQLVANSAAPEANIIFGAVIDDALGDEVRVTVIAAGFDEPRVEAALPPKAAAVPPDPAPREPVAPPPARPERPVQPPAAEAPAAPSRPEPVRPVREEPQARPAPAPVSEPEPEPEPEPAPEPPRAEEISEPEPQEQAEPEPAVEEEPYQTPNIRAVGDNGYGPVRRTGTESPFSRSSEIPTPRRRVIFDEGDDLDVPDFLK, encoded by the coding sequence GTGGCAGCACCGCAGAACTACCTCGCGGTCATCAAGGTCGTCGGCATCGGCGGCGGCGGTGTCAACGCCGTCAACCGGATGATCGAAGAGGGACTCAAGGGCGTCGAGTTCATCGCCATCAACACCGACGCTCAGGCGCTGCTCATGAGCGATGCCGACGTCAAGCTCGATGTCGGCCGCGAACTCACCCGCGGACTGGGCGCGGGCGCCAACCCCGACGTCGGCCGCAAGGCCGCCGAGGACCACCGCGAGGAGATCGAAGAGGTCCTCAAGGGGGCCGACATGGTCTTCGTGACCGCGGGCGAGGGCGGCGGCACGGGCACCGGCGGCGCGCCGGTGGTCGCCAACATCGCCCGATCGATCGGCGCGCTGACCATCGGCGTGGTCACCCGCCCCTTCGGCTTCGAGGGCAAGCGGCGGGCCACCCAGGCCGAGTCGGGCATCGCGATGCTGCGCGAAGAGGTCGACACGCTCATCGTGATCCCCAACGACCGGCTGCTGTCCATCTCCGACCGCCAGGTCAGCGTGCTCGACGCGTTCAAGGCCGCCGACCAGGTGCTGCTGTCCGGTGTTCAGGGCATCACCGACCTCATCACCACGCCCGGCCTGATCAATCTGGACTTCGCCGACGTCAAGTCGGTCATGTCCGGCGCCGGATCGGCCCTCATGGGCATCGGTTCGGCCCGGGGCGACGACCGCGCGGTGGCGGCGGCCGAGATGGCGATCTCCTCGCCGCTGCTGGAGGCCAGCATCGACGGCGCCCACGGCGTCCTGCTGTCCATCCAGGGCGGCTCCGACCTGGGCCTGTTCGAGATCAACGAGGCGGCCCAGCTGGTCGCCAACTCCGCGGCCCCCGAGGCCAACATCATCTTCGGCGCCGTCATCGACGACGCGCTGGGCGACGAGGTTCGGGTGACCGTCATCGCCGCGGGCTTCGACGAGCCCAGGGTGGAGGCCGCTCTCCCCCCGAAGGCGGCCGCGGTGCCGCCCGATCCCGCCCCGCGGGAACCGGTCGCCCCGCCGCCGGCCCGGCCGGAGCGCCCGGTCCAGCCGCCGGCCGCCGAGGCGCCGGCCGCGCCCTCCAGGCCCGAGCCGGTGCGGCCGGTCCGCGAGGAGCCGCAGGCCCGCCCCGCCCCGGCGCCGGTGAGCGAGCCCGAACCCGAACCCGAGCCCGAACCGGCCCCGGAGCCGCCGCGGGCCGAGGAGATCTCCGAGCCGGAGCCGCAGGAGCAGGCCGAGCCGGAACCGGCCGTGGAGGAGGAGCCCTACCAGACCCCCAACATCCGTGCGGTGGGCGACAACGGCTACGGCCCGGTCCGCCGGACCGGGACGGAGAGCCCCTTCTCCCGCTCCAGCGAGATCCCCACCCCCCGACGCCGGGTGATCTTCGACGAGGGCGACGACCTGGACGTCCCGGACTTCCTGAAGTAG